In Streptomyces longhuiensis, the following proteins share a genomic window:
- a CDS encoding aldose epimerase family protein, which translates to MRSELFGTLPDGTPVHRWILERDGVRVRVLTYGGIVQSAEVPDRAGATADVALGFPSLDGYLAHPGPFLGALVGRYANRIAGGRFPLDGRIYHLAQNNGTNALHGGERGFDKRVWDAEQLEHGVRLHRVSPHGEEGFPGRMEVSATYTLDEGGALRIAYEAVTDAPTVVNLTNHSYWNLGGADSGDAAGGHEVRIAASRFTAADGDLIPTGDFTEVDGTAFDFREPRKPGLGHDRNYALDKGVTETPVEVAELHDPASGRTLTVATTEPGLQLYTADHFDETLPFAPGAGIALETQHFPDSPNRPRFPSTELRPGQVFRSETVYGFGTRA; encoded by the coding sequence ATGCGCAGCGAACTCTTCGGCACGCTCCCCGACGGCACGCCCGTCCACCGCTGGATCCTCGAACGCGACGGGGTGCGGGTGCGCGTCCTGACGTACGGCGGGATCGTGCAGTCGGCGGAGGTTCCCGACCGGGCCGGTGCCACGGCGGATGTGGCACTCGGGTTTCCCTCACTGGACGGGTACCTCGCCCATCCGGGTCCTTTCCTCGGCGCGCTGGTCGGCCGGTACGCGAACCGGATCGCGGGCGGCCGCTTCCCGCTCGACGGCCGGATCTACCACCTGGCGCAGAACAACGGGACGAACGCGCTGCACGGCGGCGAGCGCGGCTTCGACAAGCGCGTGTGGGACGCGGAGCAGCTGGAGCACGGTGTGCGCCTGCACCGGGTGAGCCCGCACGGCGAGGAGGGCTTCCCGGGGCGCATGGAGGTCTCGGCGACGTACACGCTCGACGAGGGCGGGGCGCTGCGGATCGCGTACGAGGCGGTGACCGACGCGCCGACCGTCGTGAACCTGACGAACCACTCGTACTGGAACCTGGGCGGCGCGGACTCCGGTGACGCGGCGGGCGGGCACGAGGTGCGGATCGCGGCCTCGCGGTTCACCGCGGCGGACGGGGACCTGATCCCGACCGGCGACTTCACCGAGGTGGACGGGACGGCCTTCGACTTCCGGGAGCCGCGGAAGCCGGGGCTCGGCCACGACCGGAACTACGCGCTCGACAAGGGAGTCACCGAGACACCGGTGGAGGTCGCCGAGCTGCACGACCCGGCGTCGGGGCGGACGCTGACCGTCGCGACGACCGAGCCGGGGCTCCAGCTGTACACAGCCGACCACTTCGACGAGACACTCCCGTTCGCGCCCGGCGCCGGCATCGCCCTGGAGACCCAGCACTTCCCGGACTCCCCCAACCGGCCCCGGTTCCCGTCGACGGAACTGAGGCCGGGGCAGGTGTTCCGGTCGGAGACGGTGTACGGGTTCGGCACCCGCGCCTGA
- a CDS encoding YrdB family protein: protein MKTANLGVLFLIELAALGAVGRWGFTRDVSAPLAWLLGLGVIAVMITLWALFGSQKASYKTRGAGRVAFELVWFGAGAAALLLAGAVGWAIAYVLVCAVSKTLAVVWRQ from the coding sequence ATGAAGACGGCGAACCTGGGTGTGCTCTTCCTGATAGAACTGGCGGCGCTCGGGGCCGTCGGGCGCTGGGGGTTCACCCGCGACGTCTCTGCCCCGCTCGCCTGGCTGCTCGGCCTCGGGGTCATCGCCGTGATGATCACGCTGTGGGCGCTGTTCGGGTCCCAGAAGGCGTCGTACAAGACGCGGGGTGCGGGACGGGTCGCCTTCGAGCTGGTGTGGTTCGGGGCGGGCGCGGCCGCGCTCCTGCTGGCCGGGGCCGTCGGCTGGGCCATCGCCTACGTCCTGGTGTGCGCGGTGAGCAAGACGCTCGCGGTCGTCTGGCGCCAGTAG
- a CDS encoding DUF3145 domain-containing protein — MTTRGVLYVHSAPRALCPHVEWAVAGVLGARINLDWIRQPAAPGTWRSEFSWRGEAGTASKLASALRGWQLLRFEVTAEPCATAEGERYSATPELGIFHAVTGIHGDILIPEDRLRAALARSKSGETDLEAELAKLLGKPWDDELESFRYAGEGAPVRWLHQVV, encoded by the coding sequence GTGACGACACGTGGAGTCCTGTACGTGCACTCCGCACCGCGCGCGCTGTGCCCGCACGTCGAATGGGCAGTCGCGGGCGTGCTCGGCGCGCGCATCAACCTCGACTGGATCCGCCAGCCGGCGGCGCCGGGAACGTGGAGATCCGAGTTCTCCTGGCGCGGTGAGGCGGGCACCGCCTCCAAACTGGCCTCCGCGCTGCGCGGCTGGCAGCTCCTGCGCTTCGAGGTGACGGCGGAACCCTGCGCGACGGCCGAGGGCGAGCGCTACAGTGCCACCCCCGAACTGGGCATCTTCCACGCCGTCACCGGCATCCACGGCGACATCCTCATCCCCGAGGACCGGCTGCGCGCCGCGCTCGCCCGCTCCAAGAGCGGCGAGACGGACCTGGAGGCCGAACTCGCCAAGCTCCTCGGCAAGCCCTGGGACGACGAACTGGAATCCTTCCGCTACGCGGGCGAGGGCGCCCCGGTGCGGTGGCTGCACCAGGTGGTGTGA
- a CDS encoding SGNH/GDSL hydrolase family protein has product MRIRSHRSAAVQAAVAGVTAVLLGAAGLAACDAIGGNSPVPKGSTAGTKPSPKPTPTWDTSPRSVAAVGDSITRGFDACSVLTDCPEVSWATGSDTGVRSLAVRLLGKDRAATHSWNYARTGARMADLPAQMEQAAAVSPGLVTVMAGANDACRPTPASMTPVDTFRADFEDAMRTLRREVPKAQVYVSSVPDLKRLWSAGRTNPLGKQVWKLGICSSMLADPDDLAAAATRRRASVQDRVVAYNEVLQDVCAKDRRCRYDGGAVFDYRFDGRQLSHWDWFHPSKDGQSRLAAMAYRRVTAKEPIT; this is encoded by the coding sequence ATGCGGATCCGAAGCCACCGGTCAGCTGCCGTCCAGGCCGCCGTCGCCGGTGTGACGGCGGTTCTGCTCGGCGCCGCGGGCCTCGCCGCGTGCGACGCGATCGGCGGCAACTCCCCGGTCCCGAAGGGCAGTACGGCCGGTACGAAGCCGTCCCCCAAGCCCACCCCCACGTGGGACACGAGCCCGCGCTCCGTTGCCGCCGTGGGCGACTCCATCACGCGCGGCTTCGACGCCTGCTCGGTCCTCACGGACTGCCCGGAGGTGTCGTGGGCGACCGGTTCCGACACCGGGGTGCGCAGTCTCGCGGTCCGGCTCCTGGGCAAGGACCGAGCCGCCACGCACAGTTGGAACTACGCGCGCACCGGCGCCCGGATGGCTGACCTTCCCGCGCAGATGGAGCAAGCGGCCGCGGTGTCGCCGGGCCTGGTGACGGTGATGGCGGGGGCCAACGACGCGTGCCGGCCGACACCCGCCTCGATGACGCCGGTCGACACGTTCCGCGCCGACTTCGAGGACGCGATGCGCACACTGCGGCGCGAGGTGCCCAAGGCGCAGGTGTACGTGTCGAGCGTGCCGGACCTCAAGCGCCTGTGGTCGGCGGGCCGGACGAACCCGCTGGGCAAGCAGGTGTGGAAGCTCGGCATCTGTTCGTCGATGCTGGCCGACCCGGACGACCTCGCCGCGGCGGCGACGCGGCGCCGGGCGTCGGTGCAGGACCGGGTGGTGGCGTACAACGAGGTGCTCCAGGACGTGTGCGCGAAGGACCGGCGGTGCCGGTACGACGGCGGGGCGGTCTTCGACTACCGGTTCGACGGGCGGCAGCTGAGTCACTGGGACTGGTTCCACCCCAGCAAGGACGGCCAGTCGCGGCTCGCCGCGATGGCGTATCGCCGGGTGACGGCCAAGGAGCCGATCACCTGA
- a CDS encoding beta-ketoacyl-[acyl-carrier-protein] synthase family protein encodes MSPTNRTVVVTGIGATTPLGGDATSTWEGLVAGRSGVRPLEQEWAADQAVRIAAQIAVEPSEIIPRPQARRLDRSAQFALIAAKEAWADAGYTDKAGEDPAVAPDRLGAVIASGIGGVTTLLDQYDVLKEKGVRRVSPHTVPMLMPNGPSANVGLAVNARAGVHTPVSACASGAEAIGYAIEMIRTGRADVVVAGGTEAAIHPLPIAAFGNMMAMSKNNDDPQGASRPYDVGRDGFVLGEGAGVLVLESAEHAAKRGARVYAEAVGQGISADSHDIVQPEPGGRGISQALQNLLDNTDLDPAEIVHVNAHATSTPAGDVAELKALRKVFGDDTDHMAVSATKSMTGHLLGGAGGIESVASVLALYHRVAPPTINVENLDPEAEAAADIVRGEARKLPVEGRIAALNDSFGFGGHNVVLAFRSV; translated from the coding sequence GTGAGCCCGACCAATCGCACCGTGGTCGTCACCGGTATCGGCGCAACCACACCGCTGGGTGGCGACGCGACGTCCACCTGGGAGGGTCTGGTCGCCGGTCGTTCCGGTGTCCGTCCCCTCGAACAGGAGTGGGCCGCCGACCAAGCGGTCCGCATCGCGGCGCAGATCGCCGTGGAACCGAGCGAGATCATCCCGCGCCCGCAGGCCCGTCGCCTGGACCGCTCGGCGCAGTTCGCGCTGATCGCGGCCAAGGAGGCCTGGGCCGACGCCGGTTACACCGACAAGGCCGGTGAGGACCCGGCCGTCGCCCCCGACCGGCTCGGCGCGGTCATCGCCTCCGGCATCGGCGGCGTGACGACGCTCCTCGACCAGTACGACGTGCTGAAGGAGAAGGGCGTACGCCGCGTCTCCCCGCACACCGTCCCGATGCTCATGCCGAACGGCCCCTCGGCCAACGTCGGCCTGGCCGTGAACGCCCGCGCGGGTGTGCACACCCCGGTCTCCGCCTGCGCGTCCGGCGCCGAGGCCATCGGCTACGCGATCGAGATGATCCGCACGGGCCGTGCGGACGTCGTGGTCGCCGGTGGCACCGAGGCCGCCATCCACCCGCTGCCCATCGCCGCCTTCGGCAACATGATGGCGATGTCCAAGAACAACGACGACCCGCAGGGCGCCTCGCGTCCCTACGACGTCGGCCGGGACGGCTTCGTCCTCGGTGAGGGCGCCGGTGTCCTGGTCCTCGAGTCCGCCGAGCACGCCGCCAAGCGCGGTGCCCGCGTCTACGCGGAGGCAGTCGGTCAGGGCATCTCCGCCGACAGCCACGACATCGTCCAGCCGGAGCCGGGCGGCCGCGGCATCTCGCAGGCCCTGCAGAACCTGCTCGACAACACCGACCTCGACCCGGCCGAGATCGTGCACGTGAACGCGCACGCGACCTCGACGCCGGCCGGTGACGTGGCCGAGCTCAAGGCGCTGCGCAAGGTCTTCGGCGACGACACCGACCACATGGCGGTCTCCGCCACCAAGTCGATGACGGGCCACCTCCTCGGCGGCGCCGGCGGTATCGAGTCGGTCGCGTCGGTGCTCGCCCTGTACCACCGGGTGGCTCCGCCGACGATCAACGTCGAGAACCTCGACCCGGAGGCGGAGGCTGCCGCCGACATCGTCCGCGGTGAGGCTCGCAAGCTGCCCGTCGAGGGCCGCATCGCCGCGCTGAACGACTCGTTCGGCTTCGGCGGTCACAACGTCGTGCTGGCGTTCCGCTCGGTCTGA
- a CDS encoding beta-glucosidase has product MADTQQDQAREAVVEAALGKLDLDTKAGLLAGQDMWSLPAVPGIGLASLVMSDGPIGVRGIRWTADDPSIALPSPTALAATWDPELACRAGRLLAQEARRKGVHVLLAPTVNLHRAPVGGRHFEAYSEDPYLTGAIGTGYVRGVQSGGVGTTVKHFVANDAETDRFTVDNVVSARALRELYLAPFETIVENAHPWGIMTAYNTVNGTTMTEHRYLVNEVLRGEWGFDGFNVSDWMAARSTTGDIEGGLDVAMPGPETVYGPALAAAVRAGEVEESTVDEAVRNVLRLAARVGILEGAEPVVTDTPAEIDGEALAREIARRAFVLVRNSGALPLRSDGSVALIGAAARDARVLGGGSATVFPAHVVSPLDGLTGALPEGTLTYAIGADPNEELAAAGAGFELRARCLDAAGDVIGTASVPGGRIQWIGADLPEGVTHDTLDTVEFTGTFTPRASGPHTFGTQGIGGFTLTVAGQVLFDGEQPLASAADPFAAFFGSPVGRGDVDLVAGETVDVSLRYVVFKPEGAPLQAVAFSLVHREPQRDPDELIAEAVEAARSADTAVVVVATTERVESEGFDRKDLRLPGRQDDLVRAVAAVNPNTVVVVNSGSPVELPWREDVAAVLLSWFPGQEGGDALADVLTGAEEPGGRLPTTWGTFDDAPVTEVTPTDGRLAYTEGVFIGYRAWERSGATPSYAFGHGLGYTDWTYEGIEVRDAGATAVVRVRNSGARSGREVVQVYLAPEQADPARPARWLAGFAGVEAAPGESVEVTVPLPRRAFEIWDENADAWAHQPGTYEVEAGRSVADRRVSTRVKV; this is encoded by the coding sequence GTGGCGGACACCCAGCAGGACCAGGCACGCGAGGCGGTCGTCGAGGCCGCACTCGGCAAGCTCGACCTCGACACCAAGGCGGGTCTTCTCGCCGGGCAGGACATGTGGTCCCTGCCCGCCGTCCCCGGCATCGGCCTCGCGTCCCTCGTGATGTCGGACGGCCCGATCGGCGTCCGCGGCATCCGCTGGACCGCCGACGACCCCTCGATCGCCCTTCCCTCGCCGACCGCGCTCGCCGCCACCTGGGACCCCGAACTCGCGTGCAGGGCAGGTCGGTTGCTCGCCCAGGAGGCCCGGCGCAAGGGCGTGCACGTGCTGCTCGCCCCGACGGTCAATCTGCACCGCGCGCCCGTCGGCGGCCGGCACTTCGAGGCATACAGCGAGGACCCGTACCTGACCGGCGCGATCGGCACCGGCTACGTACGCGGTGTGCAGTCCGGCGGAGTCGGCACCACCGTCAAGCACTTCGTCGCCAACGACGCCGAGACCGACCGCTTCACCGTGGACAACGTGGTCAGCGCCCGCGCACTGCGCGAGCTCTACCTCGCCCCCTTCGAGACGATCGTCGAGAACGCCCACCCCTGGGGCATCATGACCGCCTACAACACGGTCAACGGCACGACGATGACCGAGCACCGCTACCTCGTGAACGAGGTGCTGCGCGGCGAATGGGGCTTCGACGGCTTCAACGTCTCCGACTGGATGGCCGCCCGCTCCACGACCGGCGACATCGAGGGCGGCCTGGACGTGGCCATGCCCGGCCCGGAGACGGTGTACGGGCCCGCGCTCGCCGCCGCCGTCCGTGCCGGAGAGGTCGAGGAGTCCACCGTCGACGAGGCCGTGCGCAACGTGCTGCGCCTCGCCGCCCGCGTCGGCATCCTGGAAGGCGCCGAGCCCGTGGTCACCGACACCCCTGCCGAGATCGACGGCGAGGCACTCGCCCGCGAGATCGCCCGTCGCGCCTTCGTCCTCGTGCGCAACTCCGGTGCGCTTCCGCTGCGTTCGGACGGCAGTGTCGCCCTCATCGGCGCCGCCGCACGCGACGCCCGCGTCCTCGGCGGCGGCTCCGCCACCGTCTTCCCCGCCCACGTCGTCTCCCCGCTCGACGGACTGACCGGCGCGCTCCCCGAGGGCACGCTCACGTACGCGATCGGCGCCGACCCGAACGAGGAACTCGCCGCCGCGGGCGCCGGGTTCGAGCTGCGTGCCCGCTGCCTGGACGCCGCGGGCGACGTCATCGGCACCGCCTCCGTGCCCGGCGGCCGCATCCAGTGGATCGGCGCCGACCTGCCCGAAGGCGTCACCCACGACACCCTGGACACCGTCGAGTTCACCGGCACCTTCACCCCGCGCGCCTCCGGGCCGCACACCTTCGGCACCCAGGGCATCGGGGGCTTCACGCTCACCGTCGCCGGTCAGGTCCTCTTCGACGGGGAGCAGCCGCTCGCCTCCGCCGCCGACCCGTTCGCGGCGTTCTTCGGCAGCCCCGTCGGCCGCGGGGACGTCGACCTCGTCGCCGGCGAAACCGTCGACGTGTCCCTGCGCTACGTCGTCTTCAAGCCCGAGGGCGCCCCGCTTCAGGCCGTCGCGTTCTCGCTGGTCCACCGCGAGCCGCAGCGCGACCCCGACGAGCTGATCGCCGAGGCCGTCGAGGCCGCGCGTTCCGCCGACACCGCGGTCGTCGTGGTCGCCACGACCGAACGCGTCGAGTCCGAGGGCTTCGACCGCAAGGACCTGCGCCTGCCGGGCCGCCAGGACGACCTCGTCCGCGCCGTCGCCGCCGTCAACCCGAACACCGTCGTGGTCGTGAACTCCGGCTCCCCGGTGGAACTCCCGTGGCGCGAGGACGTCGCGGCCGTGCTCCTGAGCTGGTTCCCCGGCCAGGAGGGCGGTGACGCCCTCGCCGACGTCCTCACCGGAGCCGAGGAGCCCGGCGGCCGGCTGCCCACCACCTGGGGCACGTTCGACGACGCACCCGTCACCGAGGTCACCCCCACCGACGGCCGGCTGGCCTACACCGAGGGCGTGTTCATCGGCTACCGCGCCTGGGAGCGGTCGGGCGCCACCCCGTCGTACGCCTTCGGCCACGGCCTCGGCTACACCGACTGGACGTACGAGGGGATCGAGGTGCGGGACGCGGGCGCGACGGCCGTGGTCCGGGTGCGCAACTCCGGCGCGCGGTCCGGCCGAGAGGTGGTCCAGGTCTATCTGGCGCCCGAACAGGCCGACCCTGCCCGCCCGGCCCGCTGGTTGGCCGGCTTCGCGGGCGTCGAGGCGGCACCCGGCGAGAGCGTCGAGGTCACGGTCCCGCTGCCGCGCCGCGCCTTCGAGATCTGGGACGAGAACGCCGACGCGTGGGCCCACCAGCCGGGCACGTACGAGGTCGAGGCGGGCCGCTCGGTCGCGGACCGCCGTGTGAGCACGCGGGTCAAGGTCTGA
- a CDS encoding ACP S-malonyltransferase, with the protein MLVLVAPGQGAQTPGFLTPWLDLPGAADRVAAWSDAIGLDLAHYGTQADADAIRDTAVAQPLLVAAGLLSAAALGDIAPDAVAGHSVGEITAAAFAGVLDDTAALQLVRKRGLAMADAAAVTKTGMSALLGGDPEVTVAHLEKLGLTPANVNGAGQIVAAGTLEELAALEADKPEGVRRVVPLTVAGAFHTRHMAPAVAKLEEAAQALTPADPTVAYVSNKDGRTVATGAEVVSRLVGQVANPVRWDLCMETFKELGVTALVEVCPGGTLTGLAKRALPGVKTLALKTPDDLDAARALIAEHSSAAADTQTA; encoded by the coding sequence GTGCTCGTACTCGTCGCTCCCGGCCAAGGCGCTCAGACGCCCGGCTTCCTGACTCCCTGGCTCGACCTCCCCGGTGCCGCAGACCGCGTCGCCGCGTGGTCGGACGCCATCGGGCTCGACCTTGCCCACTACGGCACGCAGGCCGACGCGGACGCGATCCGCGACACGGCCGTCGCTCAGCCTCTGCTCGTCGCGGCCGGACTCCTGTCGGCCGCCGCACTCGGCGACATCGCTCCCGACGCCGTCGCGGGCCACAGCGTCGGCGAGATCACCGCGGCGGCCTTCGCCGGGGTTCTCGACGACACCGCCGCCCTCCAGCTCGTGCGCAAGCGCGGCCTGGCCATGGCCGATGCGGCCGCCGTGACCAAGACCGGTATGTCCGCCCTGCTCGGCGGCGACCCGGAGGTCACCGTCGCGCACCTGGAGAAGCTGGGTCTGACCCCGGCGAACGTGAACGGCGCCGGCCAGATCGTGGCCGCGGGCACCCTCGAGGAGCTCGCCGCGCTCGAGGCCGACAAGCCCGAGGGCGTACGCCGGGTCGTGCCGCTGACGGTGGCCGGCGCGTTCCACACCCGTCACATGGCTCCCGCGGTGGCGAAGCTGGAAGAGGCCGCCCAGGCCCTGACGCCCGCCGACCCCACGGTCGCGTACGTGTCGAACAAGGACGGCCGGACGGTCGCCACCGGTGCCGAGGTCGTCTCGCGACTGGTCGGCCAGGTGGCCAACCCGGTCCGCTGGGACCTGTGCATGGAGACCTTCAAGGAGCTCGGCGTGACCGCGCTCGTCGAGGTGTGCCCGGGCGGCACCCTCACCGGTCTCGCCAAGCGCGCCCTGCCGGGTGTGAAGACCCTCGCCCTCAAGACCCCCGACGACCTCGACGCAGCCCGCGCCCTGATCGCCGAGCACTCCTCCGCCGCGGCGGACACGCAGACGGCCTGA
- a CDS encoding acyl carrier protein codes for MAATQEEIVAGLAEIVNEIAGIPVEDVQLDKSFTDDLDVDSLSMVEVVVAAEERFDVKIPDDDVKNLKTVGDATDYIVKHQA; via the coding sequence ATGGCCGCCACTCAGGAAGAGATCGTCGCCGGTCTCGCGGAGATCGTGAACGAGATCGCCGGCATCCCGGTCGAGGACGTCCAGCTGGACAAGTCCTTCACCGACGACCTGGACGTCGACTCGCTGTCCATGGTCGAGGTCGTCGTCGCCGCCGAAGAGCGCTTCGACGTCAAGATCCCGGACGACGACGTCAAGAACCTCAAGACCGTCGGTGACGCCACCGACTACATCGTCAAGCACCAGGCCTGA
- a CDS encoding ketoacyl-ACP synthase III: MSKIKPSQGAPYARIMGVGGYRPTRVVPNEVILEKIDSSDEWIRSRSGIATRHWASDAETVAAMSIEASGKAIADAGISAEQIGAVVVSTVSHFKQTPAIATEIADKLGTAKAAAFDISAGCAGFGYGLTLAKGMVVEGSAEYVLVIGVERLSDLTDLEDRATAFLFGDGAGAVVVGPSQEPHIGPTVWGSEGDKSETIKQTVPWDEFRVGDVSKLPLDSKGDIKFPAITQEGQAVFRWAVFEMAKVAQQALDAAGISADDLDVFIPHQANMRIIDSMVKTLKLPEHVTVARDIETTGNTSAASIPLAMERLLATGKAKSGDTALVIGFGAGLVYAATVVTLP; this comes from the coding sequence ATGTCGAAGATCAAGCCCAGTCAGGGCGCCCCCTACGCGCGCATCATGGGCGTCGGCGGTTACCGGCCGACCCGGGTCGTGCCGAACGAGGTGATCCTCGAGAAGATCGACTCGTCCGACGAGTGGATCCGCTCCCGTTCGGGCATCGCGACGCGCCACTGGGCCTCCGACGCGGAGACCGTGGCCGCGATGTCGATCGAGGCTTCCGGCAAGGCCATCGCGGACGCCGGGATCAGCGCGGAGCAGATCGGCGCCGTGGTCGTGTCGACCGTGTCGCACTTCAAGCAGACCCCGGCCATCGCGACCGAGATCGCGGACAAGCTCGGCACCGCCAAGGCGGCCGCGTTCGACATCTCCGCCGGGTGCGCGGGCTTCGGCTACGGCCTGACCCTCGCCAAGGGCATGGTCGTCGAGGGCAGCGCCGAGTACGTGCTGGTGATCGGCGTGGAGCGGCTGAGCGACCTGACCGACCTGGAGGACCGCGCGACGGCCTTCCTGTTCGGTGACGGCGCCGGCGCCGTCGTCGTGGGCCCCTCGCAGGAGCCGCACATCGGCCCCACCGTCTGGGGTTCCGAGGGCGACAAGTCCGAGACGATCAAGCAGACCGTGCCGTGGGACGAGTTCCGCGTCGGCGATGTCTCGAAGCTGCCGCTCGACAGCAAGGGCGACATCAAGTTCCCTGCGATCACGCAGGAGGGCCAGGCGGTGTTCCGCTGGGCCGTGTTCGAGATGGCGAAGGTCGCCCAGCAGGCGCTGGACGCGGCCGGGATCAGCGCGGACGACCTGGACGTCTTCATTCCGCACCAGGCAAACATGCGGATCATCGACTCGATGGTGAAGACTCTGAAACTGCCGGAGCATGTCACGGTCGCCCGTGACATCGAGACCACCGGCAACACCTCGGCCGCCTCGATTCCGCTCGCGATGGAGCGGCTTCTGGCGACCGGGAAGGCGAAGAGCGGCGACACCGCCCTCGTCATCGGCTTCGGGGCGGGTCTCGTCTACGCCGCCACGGTCGTTACCCTCCCCTAG
- a CDS encoding TetR/AcrR family transcriptional regulator yields MSYGDGMGTRTARSEERRAEILRAALEVIAERGYRGATLGAVAERVGLTQQGLLHYFRTKEALLVAVLEERDQWDAVPDSRWRLDLLASLVEYNAMRPGIVQTFSALLGESVTEDHPARPYFTQRYGNVRESMASVLRTEYGERLPGGLTPERAAPLLVAVMDGLQYQWLLDPESVDMPGAFRDFLALIEGDPGDRSDTGDADPG; encoded by the coding sequence ATGTCGTACGGTGACGGCATGGGTACGAGAACCGCCAGGAGCGAAGAACGGCGCGCGGAGATCCTCCGTGCCGCCCTGGAGGTGATCGCCGAACGCGGGTACCGCGGCGCGACACTGGGGGCGGTGGCCGAGCGCGTCGGGCTCACGCAGCAGGGGCTGTTGCACTACTTCCGCACCAAGGAGGCGCTGCTCGTCGCGGTCCTGGAGGAGCGCGACCAGTGGGACGCGGTGCCGGACAGCCGGTGGCGCCTCGACCTGCTCGCCTCACTGGTCGAGTACAACGCGATGCGTCCCGGCATCGTCCAGACGTTCTCCGCGCTGCTCGGCGAGAGCGTCACGGAGGACCACCCGGCACGGCCCTACTTCACACAGCGGTACGGGAACGTGCGGGAGAGCATGGCCTCCGTGCTGCGCACCGAGTACGGGGAGCGGCTGCCCGGCGGCCTCACACCCGAGCGGGCGGCGCCGCTGCTCGTGGCGGTGATGGACGGGCTGCAGTACCAGTGGCTGCTGGACCCCGAGTCGGTCGACATGCCGGGCGCGTTCCGCGACTTCCTGGCACTCATCGAAGGCGACCCGGGTGACAGGAGCGACACAGGGGACGCAGACCCCGGGTGA